Genomic window (Streptomyces sp. NBC_00078):
CAGCACGTCGCGCTCGTAGCAGCAGCGGCCGGCGGTCTGTCGGCCATCGGCGTCGTCCCAAGCTTCGCCGACGCCCCCGCCGCGTACAACGCCGCTCCGCCGCCCGTTCCACAGCAGGGGGTCCAGGCCGCGTCCTGGACCGGCTCGCAGGCCACCGCCCACACCTACGGCTCGCCCGCCCCGCAGCAGGCGCTGCCGCAACGCGGCGCCGATGTCAGCCCGCAGGTCAACCCGCAGGTGAGCCCGAAGCTCAGCCCGCAGCTGACCCCGCAGCCCGCCGCGGCGCAGTCCGGCGCGGTGGAGCAGAACAACCTCTTCCGCCCATACCAGGAGTGCAGCCCGCAGAACCTGCTGAACGCGAATCTCCCGGTCGCCGTGCTCGCCGCCGCCGAGACCAAGGGCGTCAACTGCGGGCAGTCCAACAGCCAGGCGAACGCCCTCGCCAAGGCCCACTAGAACCGCGGGACCAGCGGATACGCGCACCCGGCACGGGCCCTTCGAGGGAGTTCCCGAAGGGCCCGCCAGAAGCGATACGGCTTTAGGGTGCTTTCACGACAAGATCACACGACACGGCGCGTCGCTGGTCGATTTGCCCATATTTCCTATTAATCTCCGTGACTGTACGAAGTCGATCTGACACAGATCGCATCCACTTCACTCCACCGGAGATGACATGCACAAGCTTCGCAAGGCTGCCGTTCTGGTCGCTGCCATCAGCAGCGTCGCGCTCCTGGGCGCCGGTACCGCTCAGGCCGGCGAGGGTGGCCGCGACGGGGGCAAGGGCGGCGACCAGCGCACCAACGTCCTGCAGAGCTCCAACTGCAAGTCGCACGACCTGAACCTGGACGTCCTCGGCCAGGTCGGACTGCTCAACGGCCTGCTGGGCAACGCACTCAACGGCGAGGGCAACCCCGGCGCCCAGGACACCCACATCGGCTCGAGCATGGGCTGCAACAACAGCGCGTTCTAGTCGCGTGACGGTCGCTTAGCGGCCAAGAGCGGGAACCAGGTCCCGGTACCGAGCGCCGAGCTCGGTACCGGGACCCCCTTTTTCGCGGGCGGGGCATTTCCCGCCTTCGACCAAGACAGTGATGGCGTTCCGAATACGGCGCGCCGAACGGTTATTGACGGATATTTCGTATTAGCCTCCGTAACTGCACGAAGTCGATCTGTCACAGATCGCATCCACTTCACTCCACCGGAGATGACATGCACAAGCTTCGCAAGGCTGCCGTCCTGGTCGCTGCCCTCGGCAGCGTCGGACTTCTGAGCGCCGGCGCCGCCCACGCCGACCAGGGCGGCTGGGGTTCGGGTTCGGGCGAAGGTGGCAGTCGTGGCGGCTCCTCTGCCTTCAGTGTCCTGCAGAGCAGCACCTGCAGGTCGCACGACGCCAACGTCGACGTCCTCGGTCAGGTCGGCATCCTCAACGGCCTGGGCGGCAACCTGCTGAACGGCGAAGGCAACGCGGGCGCGCAGTCGACCTCGCTGGGCTCGAGCATGGGCTGCAACAACAGCGTCGGCAAGTAAGTCACAAACCTTCCTCGGTGCCCCGGCCACAGGCCGGGGCACCGAGGCTTTGATGTGCCAGGAACGCCAGAATGCCGGATCGGGATCCATCCCCGATCCGGCATTCGCCGTTCGCACCCGGTCGCGCCTCAGAACTCGATATGCGGGCGCGTGATGTGAGGGCGCTTGAAACCCTTGGGAAGCGGCGCCGTGTTGGAGCATTCCACGACCGGACCGACGTTCGTGGATCCCGTGTCCATACTGTCCTCGGGCAGCACCACGCGCGGCCGGTAGATGGTCGAGCACTCCTGAGCCTGCTTGGCGACGTACGTGCCGTCCTTGCCCTTGTGGACGGTCTCGGTCTTGTGAACGCAGGTGGTCTCACCCACGGCCGTGGTCTTGCAATCGCCCGGGGACCCGTCGGCGTGCGCCTGCGCGGCACCGCCGACGTAGATCACGGCGAGACTTCCGATGAGGCCCGAGACGGTTGCGATCTTCCGCCGACTGACCATGTCTGGTGCTCCTTTGCAGTCGAGGCCCGGGCGCCGATGCCGTCGATCGGCGTGCGCCCGAGCCCTGGGGTGAAATGCGGAACCGGCGCCTGACGCGCCCTCAAAGGACGTCCGGCGACGGCATTGGCGCAGCCCGGACGCGCACCGTGATGGTTTTGCCGCGCGTCCGGGCTGCCATTGCTTTGTTGAGAGGTGTTGCTACGGGGCCTTGTGAAGCTTGCGCACCGGGCCCTCGGCGCTACTTCTACTTGCTGCCGTACGGGGCGGCGTACTGGCCGTAACCGGCCTGCGGCGCGGCGTAGCCCGTCTGCGGCGCGGCGTAGCCGGCCTGAGGGGCGGCATAGCCGGTCTGCGGGGCCGCGTAGTAGCCCGTCTCCGGCGCGTAGTTGAAGCCGTTCGACGGCGCGAAGGACGGGGCCGCCTGCGGAGCGGCCTGCATGCCGTACGGGGCGCCCGACGTCGCAATGGCGTTGGCCTGCGACGACGCCACCGCGGTGACGCCACCGTCGTAGCCGCCGGCGCTGCTGACACCGGCGCCGAGAGCGGACAGCCCCGCGACCGCTGCGACTACGACCGCGACCCGCTGGAACTTGCGCATAGTTAGACCCTTCCCTAGCTGGGCATGAAGCCCTTGCTTGACTACTTAATGTGAGCATATACACACGTAGCGTAGCCATTTGGGACATTCTGCCCTTCTATGCGCCGTGTCGGCCTATGGCGAGGCACCTTTCGTCCGCCACCGTTTTCCCCCTGGAAACGACGCTTCCCCCAGGCCAAGTCACGGGCCCCGAAGGGCAGTCACCCGTTTGCCCGCCGACGCGTCGCACTCGCGCGCACACCAAAACAGCGGACGGCCGGTCCAGGTCACCCCGGTCCGGCCGTCCGCCGCTTGGAAGTTGAGGAAGGCGTCGGAAAATCCGCCCCTCGATGATCAGCTCAGCAGGCCGCCAGGCAGCTCGAATCCGCCGTCGCCCTTGTCGGCCTGGTCGGCCACCGGCGCCGCGCCGGGGTTGCAGGTCACCTCGGGACCGATCCGCGTGGACCCGTTGTTCAGAAGGGGGATGACGGGCAGCTGCATGGGCTTCACCGGCGTACAGGTCGTCGCCTTGCGGATGGCGAAGCCTCCGCCCTCGGGCATATCGCCGGTGACCCGCTGGACGCAGGTGACGTCGCCGGAGAGGCTGACGGAGCAGGCGCCCGGGTCCGCCGCAGCGTGGGCCTGCGTGACGCCGACACCGGTCACCGCGAGGCCGCAGAGAAGCCCTGAGACGGCCGCGATCTTCTTCCTACTGAACATGGATCCGTTTCCTTTGTTCCCTGGGAATGTCGGAAAGTGAAGGGCTGACCTGATCGATGCGCCGAATCTCAGAGCCGTAGTGAGCGCATTCGGGTCAGACGGCCTCTCGCTCCGCGCCGCCACACGTCAACGGGCCCCTTCGGGGTGACCCCCGAGGGGCCCGCGGAAAGCGTCGCGCAGGACTTGGCCGCCTACTTCAGCCAGTGAAGGCGTTGTTGAACTGGCCGCAGGTGGTGTCGAAGGTCTCGGAGAGACCCAGTACGCCGATCGGCAGGTCGCCCTCGGCCACCGTCTGCGGGCTGCACTCCTGGTAGGGGCGGTAGTGCTCGGCCACCTTCGGCACACTGTCGTGGCCGTGGTCGTGTGCGTAGGCGGTACCCGCACCGGCACCGATGGCGGACAGCCCGCCGGCCGCCACTGCCGCTGCGATCATGGCCTGTTGAAGCTTGCGCATGGAACCCTCGGTCCTTCATTGCCTGGATGTCGAGGCGGATTGCCTACTGTGACTGCACGAACACTATCAGTTACTACACCGTATTCCGCACTCCCGGAAATCCCGTGTCCAAGCGGGGACATGAGGGCATGAAGACTCACCGTGCTTTCAGGCGCGGCCTGTTCGTATGCTGAAAAGCCTGAATCGGCACCACTGGATGTCCGGCAGACCGATTGGCTCACATCCGCCGATCACTCAATCCACTCAAAAGTGGGAACACATCATGTTCCGGGTATCCCCGTTCGCGGTCGCGGCATTCCCTTGATCGGGTCCGCCCGATCCGGGCTCCAACTGCGAACGGAGACGCCCGTGCGAATGACCGACATCCAGCGTTGCGAGGTCCGGCCCGGACGGCTTGTCGAGTGGGCACTCAGTCCTGCGACGGTCGCGGCCGCCGCGGACCTTCCGGCCGACCCCCGCCCGCCGGCGTACGTCCAGGAAGGGCACATCAGGACCGCCCGATCCGTGCGGGAGGACGGCCTGTTCGTGCCGACCTGGCTCGGCACCGCCTTCGACATCCCGGGCGCAGTCGACCTCGACGCGCTGGAGGTCGCACTGCGTGGCTGGACCCTGCGGCACGAGACGCTGCGCAGCGGATTCCGCTGGGCGGGCGACGAGATGCACCGTTTCACCCTCGCCCCCGAGGCGGTGTCGCTGCAGCGCGAGGAGGCCGGCGACTTCCCCGACACGGACGCGCTGGTCCAGCACCTCCAGGACCGCTTCGACGCCGCCGCGAACGCACTGAGCTGGCCCAACTTCCTCTACGCGGCGGTCATCAGGGACGACAGCACCAGCGTGTACATTGGCTTCGACCACAGCAACGTCGATGCCTACTCCATCCAACGCATCCCGGCCGAGATCCACGAGCTCTACGCGGCAGCACTCGAGGGACGCCCCGTGGAGGAGCCGCCGGTCGGCAGCTACGTCGACTTCTGCGAGATCGAGCGGGCGGACGCCGACCGGATCGACGGCACCCATGAGATCGTCGCCCGCTGGCGGGAGTTCATCCAGCGGTGCAACGGCAAACTGCCCAACTTCCCCGTCGAACTGGGCCTTGAGCCCGGTGGCCCGCTGCCCACGCAGAAGCTGATGCGCGAGATGCTCGTCGACGCGGACGCCGCCGCCGCGTTCGAGTCGTACTGCCGGCCCTTCGGCGGCAGCCTCGTCGGCGTCCTGGCCGCCACCAGCCTCATCGTCCACGAGATCGGCGGAGAGCCCGTCTACCGGGCCGTCGTTCCCTTCCACACGCGAGTGAAGTCCAAGTGGTCCAACTCCGTGGGCTGGTACGTCGGCGGCGCACCCGTAGAGGTCGCCATCGACCAGGCGCCCGACTTCACCGCCGCCCTGAAGGTCGTACGCGCCGAACTGCAGGCCAACCGGTCGCTGGCACGCATGCCGCTGGCCCGGGTACTGCGCCTGCTCGGTGCGGACTTCCGGCCGACCTCGCCCGACCTGTACTCGATCGTCTCGTTCGTGGACGCACGCGGGATCGCCGGGGCGGAGCGCTGGGACGAGCTTTCGGCCTACGGGCTCGTCAGGGTGTCGTACGGCGACCAGGTGTGCGTCTGGCTGAACCGGCTCCACGAGGGCCTGTGGTTCACCTGCCGCTACCCCGACACCGACATCGCGTACAAGAACATGCAGCTCTACGTCGAGCGGCTGCGGGACGTCATCCTCACCGTGGCCCGCGAGCAACGCGCCACGGAACTCGCGGCGCAGGATCTTGCCGGGTGACCGACAAACACAGCAGGCCCCGCCGGCGGTAATGCGGGCGGGGCCTGCTGTTCGACGAGCCCCCTGTCGGATTCGAACCGACGACCTTCGCTTTACAAGAGCGGCGCTCTGACCAGCTGAGCTAAGGAGGCCTGCGCAC
Coding sequences:
- a CDS encoding condensation domain-containing protein, with translation MRMTDIQRCEVRPGRLVEWALSPATVAAAADLPADPRPPAYVQEGHIRTARSVREDGLFVPTWLGTAFDIPGAVDLDALEVALRGWTLRHETLRSGFRWAGDEMHRFTLAPEAVSLQREEAGDFPDTDALVQHLQDRFDAAANALSWPNFLYAAVIRDDSTSVYIGFDHSNVDAYSIQRIPAEIHELYAAALEGRPVEEPPVGSYVDFCEIERADADRIDGTHEIVARWREFIQRCNGKLPNFPVELGLEPGGPLPTQKLMREMLVDADAAAAFESYCRPFGGSLVGVLAATSLIVHEIGGEPVYRAVVPFHTRVKSKWSNSVGWYVGGAPVEVAIDQAPDFTAALKVVRAELQANRSLARMPLARVLRLLGADFRPTSPDLYSIVSFVDARGIAGAERWDELSAYGLVRVSYGDQVCVWLNRLHEGLWFTCRYPDTDIAYKNMQLYVERLRDVILTVAREQRATELAAQDLAG